The DNA segment TTTCATCATGTTTGGGATTGTGCTCTCCTTGCTTTCACTGATTTTTGGAAGTCCCGTTGAGCAGTCAAGTATAGAAATGTGGGGAGCGTCACCTGAGAATTCGGCCGGGTTCTGGGTTGTTTTTGCGGTATTTTTCCCTGCCGTAACTGGTATCATGGCCGGAGTCAATATGTCCGGAGATCTAAAGGATCCCAAAGAATCGATACCAAAAGGTACATTTTATGCCATTGGTGTTGGTTATGTGATTTACATGGTCCTTCCAATCATCTTAGCAACCCGAGCAGATGCACTCACGTTGATAGAAGACCCATTAATTATGCGAAAGATTTCGTATTGGGGAGATGCTATTTTGATTGGTGTTTGGGGGGCTACCTTATCAAGTGCGGTTGGGAGTATTATGGGCGCCCCAAGAGTTTTGCAGGCTCTTGCCCGTGATAAAGTATTGCCCCGTTGGTTAGGATGGTTAGGTCGTGGTGATGGCAAGGATGACACTCCGCGTATAGGAACTATAGTAACACTGGGGGTTGCACTTGCGGCTGTTTATTTTGGGAATTTAAACCTGATTGCTCCAATTCTTACCATGTTCTTTTTAACGACCTATGGAGTCCTGAATATCACAGCGGGTATAGAGCGATTACTTGAGAGTCCTTCATTTCGGCCCGAGTTTAAAGTACACTGGGCGTTTTCCATTTTGGGAGCATTAGGATGTGTTAGTGTTATGTTTTTAATCAATGCTTTGGCTACCGGCATTGCATTCCTGTTTGTAATAGCGATTTATGTATGGCTAGAGCGTAGAGAGCTACAGTCGGCTTGGGGTGATGTAAGGCGTGGAATCTGGATGGCTATTACCCGTGCGGGACTGCTTCATTTAGGTTCCAGTGAGGAGGCAAAAACATGGCGACCCAATCCATTAGTACTTACCGGAGCGCCCACCAAAAGATGGCACCTTATTGATTTTGCTCTATCACTAACCCATAACCGTGGATTAATGACGATCGCTACGGTTTTGACAAGCAAAAATATCCTTCCAGAAAAAATCGCACAAATGGAGAAGTCCATAAGAGATTTCCTGGCAAGCCGAAGTGTGCAAGCTTTGGTGCGAGTTACTTCAGAACCCGATGCTTTTAAAGGAGCGGAAAGGCTAGTTAAAGCATATGGATTGGGAGCTTTGGTGCCCAACACCATTATTTTGGGTGATAGTGAAGACCTTAAAATTCGGAAGCAATATTGTAAGATGATTCAAAACTTTCACCGGCTTAAAAGAAATATAATCATAGTGCATGATGACAAGGAGAAAGGTTATGGGGAGAAGAAAACAATTGATGTTTGGTGGGGCGGTCTAAAAGGAAATGGCGGGTTGATGATGATAGCCGCCTATTTATTAAAGACTAGCCGCGATTGGTGGGATGCGGAAGTGCGGATCAAAATGGTGGTTGACTCCGAAAAGGCAGCCGAAGACGCTTATCGAAATGTCTCCGGTTTTATTGAAAAAGCCAGAACCGGCGCTACTGCCGAAATCTTAGTTTCAGAAGGCCGATCCTTTGACGAAATTTTGCACGAATCTTCAAAAGATGCAGATCTGGTTTTTCTGGGGATGGCGCAACCGGACGAAAATTTCGAAGCCTATTACGAAAAAATGCAGGAGCGATTAAAGGGCCTTCCCACAACTATGCTCATTCTTGCGGCAGAAGAAATATCGTTTGGGGATGTTTTAATGCAGAGTCAGGAGTGATTTTTCACTATTCACATATATTTATTGTTTATAAGACAATAAAATCAATACATTAGCGTACTTGTAAAACTATTTACTTAGTACACTCGTCAATGTATAAAAGAAGTATATTTAGCTTCACTTTTTTAAACTATTTACCACATGAAGAAAAAATATTTAATTCCGGCTATCGCATTTGTCCTCTCATTAGGGGCTTGGTTCATATTCGGAGGGGAAAGTACAGAAGCTATTGAGCTTACAACCCGCCCATCACAGGGTGAATTTGTTGTTGATGTAACGAGCACCGGAGAACTTCGAGCTAAAAATTCTACAGAAATAACCGGCCCTCAGGGCGTCCGCGAGTTTCGTGTAAATAACTTAACAATACAGCGTTTAATCCCAGAAGGAACCATCGTTAAAGAGGGGGACTTCATTGCGGAACTTGATCGTTCTGAAATCATGGGTAAACTTCAGGATGCACAACTTGATCTGCAAAGTGCTGAATCTCAGGTTACTCAGGCGCAGTTAGATAGTACGCTTGAGTTATCGCAGGCCAGGGATAATTTGATCAACCTGGAGTTTGCGTTAGAAGAACGCCAGATTGAGGTAGATCAGTCGCAGTATGAGTCACCTGCAGTACAGCGGCAAGCAGAGATTTCTTTAGATAAAGCACGGCGCCAGTTAGCCCAGGAGACAAAAAATTATCAGACTAAGGTAAAGCAGAATGAAGCTAAACTTCGTGAAGTAGAAGCTGAGCTCACCAAGAAACAAAATGAGATCAGAAAGATTAGGGAGTTAATGACTCAGTTTACCGTGTATGCTCCTGATCAAGGGATGGTGATATATCGCCGAAACTGGGACGGATCTAAGATTACAGAAGGAGAACAGATAAGTGCATGGAGTCCGGTAGTAGCCGAATTGCCTGATTTCTCGGTGATGGAATCTGTGACATATATCAACGAAGTGGACATTCAAAAAGTAGCGTTAGGCCAGAAAGTAACTATTGGGCTAGATGCAGTTCCGGATAAAAAGCTAACCGGTACCGTTACGGATGTAGCAAACATTGGAGAGCAAAGAAAAAATTATGACTCCAAAGTGTTTGAAGTAATAATTGAAATAAATGAGAGAGACAGTTTGCTGCGCCCGGCTATGACCACAAGCAACAAAATCCTGATCAACAGAACGAATGATGCTCTGTTTGTGCCACTCGAAGCTGTTCATGCCGTTGACTCTTTAAGCTTTGTATTTAAGAAAGACGGAATTTACCCATTGATGCAACAGGTGGAGTTAGGTGAGATGAACGACAACTCAGTAGTTATTTATAACGGGGTATCTATAGATGACGAGTTATATCTGACGGTGCCTGAAGATACCGCTGGTGTAGAGAGAAAGATGCTCAGTGAACCAATCACTAAGCGATAAAGGAACTTCCGTGCTAAATAAAATACTCTACAATTTTGATATTGCGATTGAAGCGATTCAGCGCAATAAACTTCGAGCCTTACTTACTTCATTGGGGATTATTTTTGGGGTAGCATCGGTAATTGCGATGCTCGCCATTGGAACCGGAGCTCAGCAAGAGATCTTATCTCAAATGCAGCTATTAGGTACCAATAATGTCATCATTCAGCCGATAATGGAACAGGTTGAAGGAACGGTTGGTGAAGATGGCGAATCAGAAGGCAATCAAAGAAAATACTCCCCTGGGTTGACGCTGCAGGATCTGAATAGCATTAAGCGAATTATGCCGGAGGTAGAGTATATAAGCCCTGAAATTATTTTTGATACAAACTTTATCCGAAATGCCCGGATGCGCAGCGGAAAAGTTGTGGGAGTGAATGATGAATATTTTGAGATTAATAATTTCACCATTCAAAACGGAAATAATTTTAGCACCGAACAAATACGAAACTCATCTCCCGTTTGTATAATTGGTTCCGATGTAAGAGCCAAATTTTTTGCCGGAGAAGATCCGATGGGTAAAAAGATAAAGGTGGGTAACCTTTGGCTAACTGTTATTGGGGTTTTAGAGAAGAAAGAACTTACAACAGAGAACATTCAAAGCCTGGGTATCCGTAATTATAATCTCGATATTTTTACTCCTGCCACAACCATTTTGTTGAGATTTAAGAACCGTGGGTTGGTTACAAAAGATGACATTGATGCCTCAGCCGGCGGCGGAATGCGCGTTATGATTTTTGGAGGAAATGATGAGGAAGAGGAAGCTGGGTCAGAGAACTATCACCAGTTGGATAAACTCATTGTTCGCGTCACGGATTCAAAATACAGTGTTTCTATAGCGGAAGTTCTTTCCCGGATGTTAAAACGCCGCCATAACGGTGTTGTTGATTATGAAATTATTGTACCGGAACAACTTCTTCAGCAAGAGCAGAGAACAAAGCGAATTTTTAACCTTGTGCTCTCCTCCATAGCATCGATCTCTTTAATTGTTGGGGGTATTGGGATTATGAATATTATGCTGGCTTCTGTGGTAGAACGATATCGGGAAATTGGAGTCCGTATGGCAGTTGGAGCACAGAAAAAAGATATCGAACTACAGTTTCTCACAGAAGCTCTTACCATTAGTATCTCGGGTGGAGTGATTGGCATTATCCTGGGAATGGCTTTCAGTTATGCAATTGAGGCTAGTGCTGAGATAGCCACGGTGGTAACACCTATTTCAATTTTAATTTCATTCGGAGTTGCCGTTGTTATCGGGGTAGTATTTGGATATTACCCGGCAAAACGAGCGGCCCAACACGACCCTGTACACGCATTACGACATGAATAAGCATTTTTTTGGACTTCTGATCATTGCCCTGGCCTTCGGTTCGCTGAACATACAGGCTCAAAATCAACGGACGCTTACTTTAGACGAAAGTATTTCTATCGCAAAAGAAAATAGCCCGTTGGCCCGAGCAGCGAACTTTCAGCTGGTTTCAGCAAAATGGAGGTTTAAATCATTTCGTGCCGATTTACTCCCGAGCCTTGATTTGGATGGTGATGTTCCGGGTTTTAGCAGAGCGATTACAGCCAACAGGCTTGACGACGGTACAACAACCTACCAAGAGGAGAGTCAGTCCCAATCATCGGTTAACCTCTCGATCAATCAAAATATAATGCCAACCGGCGGGCGATTATCTCTATCGAGCGGTATTAATCGGCTTATTCTTTTTGATGGAGGGCTCAACGACCAAAACATTTATCGGTGGCAAAGTACCCCTTTAGTCGCTACCTACTTCCAGCCGCTTTTTCAGTTCAATAGCCTAAAATGGAGAAATAAAATTGAACCACTTCGCTACCAGATAGCTCAGAAACAGTTTGTGGAAGACATGGAAGATCTGTCTTTCAATGTAACACAAAGCTTTTTTGATTTTCTCTTGGCTAAGATCAATGTTGAAGTAGCTGAATTCAACGTCACCGTTAACGATTCGATCTATAATATTTCAAGTGGGCGATATCAGGTAGGTAGTATTGCGGAAAATGACCTGCTTCAAAGTGAGTTGGCGTTAAGAAATGCTGAGACTTCACTTACCACGGCTAATCTAAACTTCCAGCGAGCCGAAGAAAATTTTAAGGCGCTTTTAGGGATTCCGGATCAAACCACGGTTGAAGTAATTATACCGGAAGATGCACCCGTTTTGAACATCGATATTGACAAAGCTCTGGAGCTTGCCAGGGAGAATAATAGCACATCCTTGGAGTTTGAGCTTAGTGAGATTCAGGCCAACCAGTCCTATGATCAGGCTCGAAAAGAGGCTGGCTTTTCCGCAAGTATTCAGGCTAGTTATGGGTTAAACCAAACAGCAGAAGATTTTGCGGATGTATATAGTGACCCTCAAAACCGCCAATTCTTCACATTAGGATTTCAAATCCCGATTTTTAATTGGGGGAAGAATACGGCAGAAATTCAGGCCGCAAGAAATCAACAGGCTGCAACAGCAAATACTATTGCTTATCAAAAGCTTCAGTTTGACCTGAGTGTAAGGAGTACTGTGAGGGAATTTTCTCAGCTTCGCAGTCAGGTTGAATTGGCGGAGACTTCTGATGAAATTGCAGACCGGCGCTATGAAGTGGCAAAAAACCGATACCTGATTGGGAAGATTGATGTGACGAACTTATTCATTGCCCAAAACGAAAAGGACAGTGCCAGAAGGAGCTACATTCAGTCGCTTAGAAATTACTGGACGGGATATTACAATCTTCGCAGACTCACTTTATACAATTTTGAACGAGGACAACCTATAGTTCTGGACACTGATATTTAGGTCAATGATTACGTAGGAATAGAACGCAGATAACACGGATCAAACAGATTTTCGCAGAACGGTTTTGGTCCAATTTCGTCCGACCGCTTCAGTAAAAAACCTGAACAGGGATAGGATGTCTCAGCGGTCTGACGATTGTAAATAGCAAACAAATTCATAATGCAGACATCCGCCAAAAGATGAATACAAAATGCCCCACCCTTAAACATTCATCGGACTCAGATGAAGTTCCTTTCGCCCTTAAGAACTCTTAAGAAGAAAAATCAGGAAGCAATTCCATAAAGCGGGCGGAAGTTTTGATGCCTCGGTGAAAATCTTTCAGTGAAAAGTTCTCGTTTGGAGAATGGATGGCATTGCTTGTCAATCCAAAGCCCATCAGGATGGATTCAACTCCAAGAACACGTTTAAAATCCGCAACGATCGGGATAGAGCCGCCTTCTCTGGAAAACAATGCT comes from the Balneola sp. genome and includes:
- a CDS encoding RND transporter, with product MKKKYLIPAIAFVLSLGAWFIFGGESTEAIELTTRPSQGEFVVDVTSTGELRAKNSTEITGPQGVREFRVNNLTIQRLIPEGTIVKEGDFIAELDRSEIMGKLQDAQLDLQSAESQVTQAQLDSTLELSQARDNLINLEFALEERQIEVDQSQYESPAVQRQAEISLDKARRQLAQETKNYQTKVKQNEAKLREVEAELTKKQNEIRKIRELMTQFTVYAPDQGMVIYRRNWDGSKITEGEQISAWSPVVAELPDFSVMESVTYINEVDIQKVALGQKVTIGLDAVPDKKLTGTVTDVANIGEQRKNYDSKVFEVIIEINERDSLLRPAMTTSNKILINRTNDALFVPLEAVHAVDSLSFVFKKDGIYPLMQQVELGEMNDNSVVIYNGVSIDDELYLTVPEDTAGVERKMLSEPITKR
- a CDS encoding Na-K-Cl cotransporter, with the translated sequence MKNNIFKRNVPEAQEVVKSSSEGLGTFGGVFTPSILTILGVIMYLRFGWVVGNVGLIGTLLIVTIATSITFLTALSIASIATDQRVRTGGAYYMISRSLGIESGGAIGIPLYLAQAFSIALYTIGFAESVVGVFPELSIKVVGIVTTIAVALLALISAKAAIRAQYFIMFGIVLSLLSLIFGSPVEQSSIEMWGASPENSAGFWVVFAVFFPAVTGIMAGVNMSGDLKDPKESIPKGTFYAIGVGYVIYMVLPIILATRADALTLIEDPLIMRKISYWGDAILIGVWGATLSSAVGSIMGAPRVLQALARDKVLPRWLGWLGRGDGKDDTPRIGTIVTLGVALAAVYFGNLNLIAPILTMFFLTTYGVLNITAGIERLLESPSFRPEFKVHWAFSILGALGCVSVMFLINALATGIAFLFVIAIYVWLERRELQSAWGDVRRGIWMAITRAGLLHLGSSEEAKTWRPNPLVLTGAPTKRWHLIDFALSLTHNRGLMTIATVLTSKNILPEKIAQMEKSIRDFLASRSVQALVRVTSEPDAFKGAERLVKAYGLGALVPNTIILGDSEDLKIRKQYCKMIQNFHRLKRNIIIVHDDKEKGYGEKKTIDVWWGGLKGNGGLMMIAAYLLKTSRDWWDAEVRIKMVVDSEKAAEDAYRNVSGFIEKARTGATAEILVSEGRSFDEILHESSKDADLVFLGMAQPDENFEAYYEKMQERLKGLPTTMLILAAEEISFGDVLMQSQE